A genome region from Gossypium hirsutum isolate 1008001.06 chromosome A04, Gossypium_hirsutum_v2.1, whole genome shotgun sequence includes the following:
- the LOC121227994 gene encoding putative disease resistance protein RGA4: MSVFGEDALSAFLELLSAKLLDSVLNFVADHRQVHQQLQLWQSILPEIKVVLNHAEEKQIKDEGVKNWLDDLQDFAYDVDDILDNFAYQELRLKHQKTRAQASTSKVQELIPTCCTGGYFSPISFMFNAKMISKITAITDRLNSLNTRRSSLGLSEIMSQGATSKGKKPRLQPTSLMDGAVEYVGRANEKKEMLELL; this comes from the coding sequence ATGTCTGTCTTTGGAGAGGATGCTCTTTCTGCCTTTTTGGAGCTGTTGTCTGCCAAGTTGCTTGACTCTGTACTCAACTTTGTGGCCGATCATCGGCAAGTCCACCAGCAACTCCAGCTGTGGCAATCCATATTACCCGAGATCAAAGTAGTGTTGAACCATGCAGAGGAGAAGCAGATAAAGGACGAGGGTGTGAAGAATTGGTTGGACGATCTCCAAGACTTTGCTTACGATGTGGATGACATCTTGGACAACTTCGCTTACCAAGAGTTACGTCTCAAGCACCAAAAAACTCGAGCACAAGCCAGCACTAGTAAGGTACAGGAACTCATTCCAACCTGCTGTACTGGTGGTTATTTCTCTCCAATCTCTTTTATGTTCAATGCTAAGATGATTTCAAAGATAACAGCAATCACTGATAGACTGAATAGTTTGAACACTCGAAGAAGTAGTTTGGGGTTGAGTGAGATCATGTCTCAAGGCGCAACTTCCAAGGGAAAGAAACCCAGGTTGCAACCAACTTCCTTGATGGATGGAGCTGTGGAGTATGTTGGTAGAGCCAATGAGAAGAAGGAAATGCTTGAGTTGCTCTAA
- the LOC121227995 gene encoding disease resistance protein RGA2, translating to MLYSCSNLVSFEEIGLPTTSFRTFVVDGCGNFGALPKCMASITSLRRLSVLNCSADISFPSEGFPANLTSLAISNAPKIYRSLAEWGLNRLTSLQELAIGGGGCSNVVSFPEEGIGMMLPPSLTCITLFGFENLEFMFSEGFQELASLKELVIVNCPKLKSLPEKDMLCSLGYLYISSCPLLKEECSSDKGREWSKISHIPLVQIDFKSVIPRESD from the coding sequence ATGTTGTATTCGTGTTCAAATTTGGTTTCATTTGAAGAAATTGGGTTGCCCACCACCAGCTTCAGAACTTTCGTAGTTGATGGTTGTGGAAATTTTGGAGCCCTTCCTAAGTGCATGGCCAGCATCACCTCCCTTCGACGATTAAGTGTGCTCAACTGTTCGGCTGACATATCATTTCCATCGGAGGGATTCCCTGCCAATCTAACATCACTTGCAATCTCAAACGCACCCAAAATTTATAGGTCACTTGCGGAATGGGGATTAAATAGACTCACCTCTCTTCAAGAATTGGCCATCGGAGGTGGAGGATGCTCAAACGTGGTGTCGTTCCCAGAAGAAGGGATTGGAATGATGCTGCCTCCTTCTCTCACCTGTATCACCCTTTTTGGATTTGAGAACCTAGAATTCATGTTCTCAGAGGGCTTTCAAGAGCTCGCCTCTCTTAAAGAATTGGTGATCGTTAATTGTCCCAAGCTAAAATCTCTTCCGGAAAAAGACATGCTTTGCTCGCTTggatatttatatatttctagTTGTCCGTTGCTGAAAGAAGAGTGCTCAAGCGATAAAGGACGAGAGTGGTCTAAGATTTCCCACATACCCCTTGTtcaaattgattttaaaagtgtcatccCGAGGGAATCAGATTGA
- the LOC121227853 gene encoding putative disease resistance RPP13-like protein 1, whose protein sequence is MGGMGKTTLAQLVYNDPSIKESFDHKSWVCVADDFDAVNITQTILRSLDADSCDENDLNLLQVKLKEKLSGKRFLLVLDDIWNESYSDWTILRAPFAAGTKIIVTTRLEKVSSNVDPVKAFYLDKLSHHDCLSIFAQHALKARSFAGHLQFKEIGENIVRRFNGLPLAAKAIGSLLRTVQDHSEWENVYENEIWDLPEDPCGLIPALRLSYHYLPPHLKRCFAYCSIFPKDYEFEEEEIILLWRAEGFLQSKAKIQGKGLGKQYFQDLVARSFFQRSSKDKSRFVMHDLMNDLAQLVAGEICCRLEGEKQQKFSHRSRHSAYVSDDRFHGVKKFEAFYQMTSLRTFLPLPLPLMAPRYHVFYLSNVVLDDLLPRLSNLRVLSLRRFKIYDLPDLFENLKHLRDLNFSRTIINSLPDSLCTLYHLETLILRNCSKLKSLPSNIGNLVNLHFLDIRGAGSIKRMPSGFDQLTKLQILSNFVIGEGDGLLIRELKNLSSLRGNFCLSGLENVNGQDAREAKLNEKLGIDGLVLQWGADLANSTRKKGVEERVLDFLRPPKKLEQLIIENYGGVKFSSWIADSSFENFSSLKLRNCKNCKSLPSVGRLPLLKDLSIIGFDQVQKIGVEFFGENTLNPFASLEILSFESLPNWKEWDACEGNEKVLKLPSLRELSIKTCPQLLGRLPTHLPSLQKLEIHGCTSLVVSISSFPSLCELSIEGCAELVDDCSSPAKEVSSLQTLSLSNISKFNIPADRTMLRFGNSEHFEIHGWEELASLSQHGFSLVGHRFIFVWRCPRLHSLEADEAELQPNKISRVESLNIASCDRLNRLPQVLHELTFLTVMKIGILVFSES, encoded by the coding sequence ATGGGAGGGATGGGGAAAACAACTCTTGCTCAGCTTGTTTACAATGATCCCAGCATTAAGGAGTCTTTCGATCACAAGTCCTGGGTATGCGTTGCTGATGACTTTGATGCTGTTAACATAACACAGACGATTTTAAGATCCCTCGATGCTGACTCATGTGATGAGAATGACTTGAACTTGCTTCAAGTCAAGTTGAAGGAGAAGTTATCCGGAAAAAGGTTCTTGCTTGTTTTGGATGACATTTGGAACGAGAGTTACAGTGATTGGACCATCTTACGGGCTCCATTTGCAGCAGGAACCAAGATTATTGTAACAACTCGACTCGAAAAGGTTTCATCTAATGTAGATCCGGTGAAAGCGTTTTACTTGGATAAACTTTCGCATCATGATTGTTTATCCATATTTGCTCAGCATGCATTGAAAGCAAGAAGCTTTGCTGGGCATCTCCAATTTAAAGAAATTGGAGAGAACATAGTGAGAAGGTTCAACGGCTTACCTTTGGCTGCAAAAGCCATTGGAAGCTTATTACGCACAGTTCAGGATCATAGTGAATGGGAAAATGTATATGAGAACGAGATATGGGACCTACCAGAAGATCCATGTGGCTTAATTCCAGCTTTGCGATTAAGCTACCATTATCTTCCCCCTCATTTGAAACGATGCTTTGCATACTGCTCCATATTTCCtaaagattatgaatttgaaGAAGAAGAGATAATCTTGTTATGGAGAGCAGAAGGTTTCTTGCAATCAAAAGCTAAAATTCAAGGCAAAGGTCTTGGAAAACAATATTTTCAAGATCTAGTGGCAAGGTCATTTTTTCAAAGATCTAGTAAAGACAAATCCCGTTTCGTGATGCATGATCTTATGAATGATTTAGCTCAATTAGTTGCAGGAGAAATATGTTGCAGACTGGAGGGTGAAAAGCAACAAAAGTTTTCGCATCGTTCTCGTCACTCAGCTTATGTTAGCGATGATCGGTTTCACGGTGTAAAGAAGTTTGAAGCATTTTATCAAATGACTTCTCTACGTACTTTCTTACCCTTACCCTTACCCTTAATGGCTCCAAGATATCATGTATTCTATTTATCTAATGTTGTCTTGGATGATTTATTGCCAAGACTTAGCAACTTAAGGGTTCTTTCTTTGCGTCGGTTTAAGATCTATGATTTGCCCGacctttttgaaaatttaaaacatcTACGCGACTTAAACTTTTCGAGGACCATAAtcaattctttacctgattctttGTGTACTCTTTATCATTTGGAGACTTTAATATTAAGAAATTGTTCAAAGCTCAAAAGTTTACCCTCGAATATCGGAAACCTTGTCAACTTGCATTTTCTTGATATTAGAGGTGCGGGTTCAATAAAAAGGATGCCCTCCGGATTTGATCAGCTCACCAAACTTCAAATCTTATCTAATTTTGTTATAGGGGAAGGTGATGGACTTCTTATTAGAGAATTGAAAAATTTGTCAAGCCTTAGAGGTAATTTTTGTCTTTCCGGATTGGAGAATGTTAATGGTCAAGATGCCAGGGAAGCTAAGTTAAATGAGAAGCTAGGGATTGATGGGTTAGTACTGCAATGGGGTGCAGACTTGGCGAATAGTACAAGGAAAAAAGGAGTTGAAGAGCGAGTGTTGGACTTTCTTCGTCCTCCGAAAAAGCTTGAGCAACTCATTATAGAGAATTACGGGGGTGTAAAATTCTCGTCTTGGATAGCAGATTCTTCCTTCGAGAATTTTTCGTCTTTGAAGCTTCGCAATTGTAAAAACTGCAAATCACTACCATCAGTTGGAAGGTTGCCATTGTTAAAAGATCTTTCAATTATTGGTTTCGATCAAGTACAAAAGATTGGTGTTGAGTTCTTTGGAGAAAATACATTGAATCCATTTGCATCATTAGAGATTCTGTCTTTTGAGAGTCTTCCAAACTGGAAGGAGTGGGACGCTTGTGAAGGAAACGAGAAGGTTTTGAAACTCCCAAGTCTTCGTGAGCTTTCAATCAAAACCTGTCCTCAATTGTTGGGAAGGTTGCCTACCCATCTTCCTTCCTTGCAAAAACTTGAAATTCATGGCTGTACGAGTTTGGTAGTTTCAATATCAAGTTTCCCGTCACTGTGTGAATTAAGTATAGAAGGGTGTGCAGAACTGGTGGATGATTGCTCTTCTCCTGCAAAGGAGGTTTCCTCTTTGCAAACTTTATCTCTTTCTAACATTTCAAAGTTTAATATTCCAGCGGATAGGACAATGTTGAGGTTTGGAAACTCAGAACATTTTGAAATTCATGGTTGGGAGGAGTTGGCATCTCTGTCACAGCATGGGTTTAGTTTAgttggacatcgtttcattttcgtTTGGCGTTGTCCTCGACTGCATTCTTTGGAAGCCGATGAAGCCGAATTGCAACCTAACAAGATTTCACGTGTTGAATCTCTGAACATAGCTTCTTGTGATAGGCTCAATAGATTGCCACAAGTCCTACATGAGCTCACATTCCTTACAGTGATGAAAATtggtattttagtattttcagAGAGCTGA
- the LOC121227854 gene encoding putative disease resistance RPP13-like protein 1, which produces MSVFGEAALSAFLELLSAKLLDSVLNFVADHRQVHQQLKLWQSILPEIKAVLNHAEEKQIKDEAVKNWLDDLQDLAYDVDDILDEFAYQELRLKLQKTQPQACTSKVQKLIPTCCTGGHFSPISFMFNAKMISKIKVITDRLNSLNTRRSSLGLSEIMSQGATSKGNKPRLQPTSLMDEAVEYVGRANEKQEMLELLKSNNSDGVCVLSIVGMGGMGKTTLAQLVYNDPSIKESFDHKSWVCVSDDFDAVNISKTILRSLDAESRDENDLNLLQVKLKEKLSGKRFLLVLDDIWNESYSDWTILRTPFGAGTKIIVTTRLEKVSSNVDSVKAFYLDKLSHHDCLSIFAQHALKARNFDGHLQFKEIGENIVRRCNGLPLAAKAIGSLLRTVQDHSEWEKINESEIWDLPEDPCGLIPALRLSYHYLPPHLKRCFAYCSIFPKDYEFEEEEIILLWRAEGFLQSKAKIQGKGLGNQYFQDLVSRSFFQRSGKDKSRFVMHDLMNDLAQSIAGEICCRLEDDKQSKFSLRTRHSAYVSDDGYHSVKKFEAFYQMTSLHTFLPLLHGKCRFYLTNVVVEDLFPRLSCLRVLSLRGCEIFDLPDFFENLKHLRYLNFSSTQINCLPDSLCTLYHLETLILRNCSKLKNLPSKIENLVNLHFLDISGADSIERMPSGFDQLTKLQTLSNFVIGEGDGHLIRELKNLSNLRGNFCLSGLENVNGQDVREAKLNGKLGIDGLELQWGADLENSTRKKEVEERVLDFLRPQKKLEQLIIENYGGVKFSSWIADSSFKNLSSLKLRNCKNCKSLPSVGRLPLLKDLSIIGFDQVQKIGVEFFGENQLNPFASLEILSFESLPNWKEWDTCEGDEKVLKLPSLRELSIKTCPQLLGRLPTHLPSLQKLEIHSCMSLVVSISSFPSLCELSIRGCAELVDDCSSPAKELSFLQTLSLSNISKFNIPADRTMLRFGKSEHFEIGGWEELASLSQHGFSLVGHRFITVGCCPQLQSLEAEEAELQPDKISRVESLMIVSCDRLNRLPQVLHELTFLTVMEIQGFRGLVSFTENNLPPNLKKLKIAGCENLKHLVDEKEDNKSMSSTLFLLKDLEIQNCASLMSLLSKGNKNICSQLQLLRIINCSKLSCLFSNTKFPITLKLLIIGGCPVLE; this is translated from the coding sequence ATGTCTGTCTTTGGAGAGGCTGCTCTTTCTGCCTTTTTGGAGCTCTTGTCTGCCAAGTTGCTTGACTCTGTACTGAACTTTGTGGCCGATCACCGGCAAGTCCACCAGCAACTCAAGCTGTGGCAATCCATATTACCCGAGATCAAAGCAGTGTTGAACCATGCAGAGGAGAAACAGATCAAGGACGAGGCTGTGAAGAATTGGTTGGACGATCTCCAAGACTTAGCTTACGATGTGGATGACATCTTGGACGAGTTCGCTTACCAAGAGTTACGTCTCAAGCTCCAAAAAACTCAACCACAAGCCTGCACTAGTAAGGTACAGAAACTCATTCCAACCTGCTGTACTGGTGGTCATTTCTCTCCAATCTCTTTTATGTTCAATGCTAAGATGATTTCAAAGATAAAAGTAATCACTGATAGACTGAATAGTTTGAACACTCGAAGAAGTAGTTTGGGGTTGAGTGAGATCATGTCTCAAGGCGCAACTTCCAAGGGAAACAAACCCAGGCTGCAACCAACTTCCTTGATGGATGAGGCTGTGGAGTATGTTGGTAGAGCCAATGAGAAGCAAGAAATGCTTGAGTTGCTCAAAAGTAACAATTCCGATGGAGTTTGTGTCCTTTCCATCGTTGGCATGGGAGGGATGGGGAAAACAACTCTTGCTCAGCTTGTTTACAATGATCCCAGCATTAAGGAGTCTTTCGATCACAAGTCCTGGGTATGCGTTTCTGATGACTTTGATGCTGTTAACATATCAAAGACGATTTTAAGATCCCTCGATGCCGAATCACGTGATGAGAACGACTTGAACTTGCTTCAAGTCAAGTTGAAGGAGAAGTTATCCGGAAAAAGGTTTTTGCTTGTTTTAGATGACATTTGGAACGAGAGTTACAGTGATTGGACCATCTTACGGACTCCATTTGGAGCAGGAACCAAGATTATTGTAACAACTCGACTCGAAAAGGTTTCATCTAATGTCGATTCGGTGAAAGCGTTTTACTTGGATAAACTCTCGCATCATGATTGTTTATCCATATTCGCTCAGCATGCATTGAAAGCAAGAAACTTTGATGGGCATCTCCAATTTAAAGAAATTGGAGAGAACATAGTGAGAAGGTGCAACGGCTTACCTTTGGCAGCAAAAGCCATTGGAAGCTTATTACGCACAGTTCAGGATCATAGTGAATGGGAAAAAATAAATGAGAGCGAGATATGGGACCTACCAGAAGATCCATGTGGCTTAATTCCAGCTTTGCGATTAAGCTACCATTATCTTCCTCCTCATTTGAAACGATGCTTTGCATACTGCTCCATATTTCCTAAAGATTACGAATTCGAAGAAGAAGAGATAATCTTGTTATGGAGAGCAGAAGGTTTCTTGCAATCAAAAGCTAAAATTCAAGGCAAAGGTCTTGGAAACCAATATTTTCAAGATCTAGTGTCAAGGTCATTTTTTCAAAGATCTGGTAAAGATAAATCCCGTTTCGTGATGCATGATCTTATGAATGATTTAGCTCAATCAATTGCAGGAGAAATATGTTGCAGATTGGAGGATGATAAGCAATCAAAGTTTTCGCTTCGCACTCGTCATTCGGCTTATGTTAGCGATGATGGGTATCACAGTGTAAAGAAGTTTGAAGCATTTTATCAAATGACTTCTTTACATACTTTTTTACCCTTATTGCATGGAAAATGCCGTTTCTATTTAACTAATGTTGTCGTGGAAGATCTGTTTCCAAGACTGAGCTGCTTAAGGGTTCTTTCTTTGCGTGGGTGTGAGATCTTTGATTTGCCtgacttttttgaaaatttaaaacatcTACGCTACTTAAATTTTTCTAGCACCCAAATCAATTGTTTACCTGATTCTTTGTGTACTCTTTATCATTTGGAGACTTTAATACTAAGAAATTGTTCAAAGCTCAAAAATTTACCCTCGAAGATCGAAAACCTTGTCAACTTGCATTTTCTTGATATTAGTGGTGCCGATTCAATAGAAAGGATGCCCTCCGGATTTGATCAGCTGACCAAGCTTCAAACGTTATCTAATTTTGTTATAGGGGAAGGTGATGGACATCTTATTAGAGAGCTGAAAAATTTGTCAAACCTTAGAGGTAATTTTTGTCTTTCTGGATTGGAGAATGTTAATGGTCAAGATGTGAGGGAAGCTAAGTTAAATGGGAAGCTAGGGATTGATGGGTTAGAACTACAATGGGGTGCAGACTTGGAGAATAGTACAAggaaaaaagaagttgaagagcGGGTGTTGGACTTTCTTCGTCCTCAGAAAAAGCTTGAGCAACTCATCATTGAGAATTACGGGGGTGTAAAATTCTCGTCTTGGATAGCAGATTCTTCCTTCAAGAATTTGTCGTCTTTGAAGCTTCGCAATTGTAAAAACTGCAAATCACTACCATCAGTTGGAAGGCTGCCATTGTTAAAAGATCTTTCAATTATTGGTTTCGATCAAGTACAGAAGATTGGTGTTGAGTTCTTTGGAGAAAATCAATTGAATCCATTTGCATCATTAGAGATCCTGTCTTTTGAGAGTCTTCCAAACTGGAAGGAGTGGGACACTTGTGAAGGAGACGAGAAGGTTTTGAAACTCCCCAGCCTTCGTGAGCTTTCAATAAAAACCTGTCCTCAATTGTTGGGAAGGTTGCCTACCCATCTTCCTTCCTTGCAAAAACTTGAAATTCATAGCTGTATGAGTTTGGTAGTTTCAATATCAAGTTTCCCGTCACTGTGTGAATTGAGTATACGAGGGTGTGCAGAACTGGTGGATGATTGCTCTTCTCCTGCAAAGGAGCTTTCCTTTTTGCAAACTCTGTCTCTTTCTAACATTTCAAAGTTTAATATTCCAGCAGATAGGACAATGTTGAGGTTTGGAAAGTCAGAACATTTTGAAATTGGTGGTTGGGAGGAGTTGGCATCTCTATCACAGCATGGGTTTAGTTTAGTTGGACATCGTTTCATTACCGTTGGGTGTTGTCCTCAACTGCAGTCTTTGGAAGCCGAGGAAGCCGAATTGCAACCTGACAAGATTTCACGTGTTGAATCTCTGATGATAGTTTCTTGCGATAGGCTCAATAGACTGCCACAAGTCTTACATGAGCTCACATTCCTTACGGTGATGGAAATTCAGGGTTTTCGAGGCTTGGTTTCTTTTACAGAGAATAATTTACCTCCTAATTTAAAAAAGCTGAAGATTGCAGGCTGTGAGAATTTGAAGCATTTGGTTGATGAAAAAGAAGATAATAAGAGTATGAGTAGTACCCTCTTTCTTCTTAAGGACTTGGAAATACAAAATTGTGCATCTCTAATGTCTTTGTTATCGAAGGGGAACAAAAATATTTGCAGTCAGCTTCAACTTCTCCGAATTATCAACTGCTCAAAGCTGAGTTGCCTATTTTCAAACACCAAGTTTCCCATAACGCTTAAACTTTTGATAATTGGGGGATGTCCTGTGTTGGAATAA